The Brenneria rubrifaciens genome has a window encoding:
- a CDS encoding PTS mannitol transporter subunit IICBA, which produces MLSSDIKIKVQNFGRFLSNMVMPNIGAFIAWGIITALFIPTGWTPNETLAKLVGPMITYLLPLLIGYTGGRLVFGERGGVVGAITTMGVIAGTDIPMFLGAMIVGPLGGWAIKRFDGMVDGKIKSGFEMLVNNFSAGIIGMLLAILAFLAIGPLVVIFSQALAAGVNLMVQNDLLPLTSIFVEPAKILFLNNAINHGIFSPLGIQQATETGKSIFFLIEANPGPGMGVLMAYMFFGRGNAKESAPGAAIIHFLGGIHEIYFPYVLMNPRLIIAVILGGMTGVFTLNLLGGGLVSPASPGSILAVLAMTPKGAYFANVVAIAAAFAVSFFVSVILLKSVKHKSEDDLSDSTRRMQEMKASANGQGSVKAGVSGDMSTVRKIIVACDAGMGSSAMGAGVLRKKVQDAGLTHISVINSAINSLPDDADLVITHRDLTERAMRHAPQAQHISLTNFLDSHLYSDLTARLVAAQDSGAPSVGAPVTATAEPTNLFQLRAEHIFLNQQAADKAQAIRFAGEQLVKGGFVKPDYVDAMLEREKLTSTYLGESIAVPHGTIEAKNQVLKTGVVFCQYPDGVRFGDEDDEVARLVIGIAARNNEHIQVITSLTNALDDETIIERLAHTRDVQDVLDLLSGKKNA; this is translated from the coding sequence ATGCTTTCATCAGACATTAAGATCAAAGTGCAGAACTTTGGTCGTTTTCTGAGCAATATGGTAATGCCCAATATTGGCGCATTCATCGCCTGGGGGATTATCACCGCACTGTTTATTCCTACGGGTTGGACGCCCAACGAGACGCTGGCGAAACTCGTCGGCCCGATGATCACCTATCTGCTGCCGTTGCTAATCGGTTATACCGGCGGCCGTTTGGTCTTTGGCGAACGCGGCGGCGTGGTCGGGGCGATTACGACGATGGGCGTAATCGCCGGGACGGATATCCCGATGTTCCTCGGTGCCATGATTGTCGGTCCGTTGGGCGGCTGGGCCATTAAGCGTTTCGACGGCATGGTTGACGGCAAAATCAAAAGCGGTTTTGAAATGCTGGTCAACAACTTCTCTGCCGGTATCATCGGCATGTTGCTGGCGATCCTGGCGTTTCTGGCGATTGGCCCGCTGGTTGTGATCTTCTCTCAGGCGCTGGCCGCCGGCGTTAATCTGATGGTGCAGAATGACCTGCTGCCGCTGACCTCTATTTTCGTCGAACCGGCAAAAATTCTGTTCCTGAACAACGCCATCAATCACGGTATCTTTTCACCGCTGGGTATTCAGCAGGCCACTGAAACCGGGAAGTCCATTTTCTTCCTGATCGAAGCCAACCCAGGTCCGGGTATGGGCGTACTGATGGCCTACATGTTCTTCGGCCGAGGCAATGCGAAAGAGTCCGCGCCGGGCGCGGCGATCATCCACTTTCTCGGCGGTATCCACGAAATCTATTTCCCTTACGTGTTGATGAATCCGCGTCTGATTATTGCGGTGATTCTGGGCGGGATGACCGGCGTGTTCACCCTGAACCTGCTGGGGGGCGGTCTGGTTTCTCCGGCATCTCCGGGCTCAATTCTGGCGGTGCTGGCGATGACGCCGAAAGGCGCGTACTTTGCCAACGTTGTCGCGATCGCGGCGGCATTTGCCGTCTCTTTCTTTGTCTCCGTGATTCTGTTGAAGAGCGTAAAGCATAAGAGCGAAGACGATCTGAGCGATTCGACTCGCCGTATGCAGGAAATGAAAGCCTCTGCCAACGGGCAGGGAAGCGTGAAAGCAGGGGTTAGCGGCGACATGAGCACCGTGCGTAAAATCATCGTGGCCTGTGATGCCGGTATGGGTTCCAGCGCCATGGGCGCGGGTGTGCTGCGCAAGAAGGTGCAGGATGCCGGGCTGACCCATATTTCTGTCATCAACAGCGCCATAAATAGCTTGCCGGACGATGCCGATCTGGTCATTACCCACCGCGACCTGACCGAGCGTGCGATGCGTCATGCGCCGCAGGCTCAGCATATTTCGCTGACCAATTTTCTCGACAGTCATCTGTACAGCGATCTGACGGCCCGTTTGGTTGCCGCCCAAGATAGCGGTGCGCCGTCTGTTGGCGCGCCGGTCACCGCGACGGCCGAGCCGACGAACCTGTTCCAACTGCGTGCTGAGCATATCTTCCTCAATCAGCAGGCGGCCGATAAAGCGCAGGCGATCCGCTTCGCGGGTGAACAACTGGTGAAAGGCGGTTTTGTTAAGCCGGACTATGTCGATGCGATGCTGGAGCGTGAAAAGCTGACGTCCACCTATCTGGGCGAGTCCATCGCGGTGCCGCACGGTACGATTGAAGCGAAAAATCAGGTGCTGAAAACCGGCGTGGTTTTCTGCCAATATCCCGATGGCGTCCGTTTCGGCGATGAAGACGATGAGGTGGCTCGTCTGGTTATCGGTATCGCCGCTCGCAACAATGAACACATTCAGGTGATAACCAGCCTGACCAATGCGCTCGATGACGAAACGATAATTGAACGTCTCGCGCATACGCGCGACGTGCAGGATGTGCTCGATCTGTTGTCCGGTAAAAAGAACGCCTGA
- a CDS encoding DUF3053 domain-containing protein, translated as MREMMEYRTRWWWSVFIFFIALQIAGCGDSDADQRKAFTDFVHSLQQQQDRKLPELTEEQKEKFGPFVNDYTILTTFSQQFNQAVAGSLIPMMSEVSRIRVPRDYLSQRDALRQSIGAMQMLGQHIQTAKAQADDARRALKQPEELQVGYDRLYNRVVTQPVNIVLPLIPSAISFAQGLIQMGDYLQAQGDQVVFNGNLVQFYTPQQVAQYNGMVSALPAQHRNLLNGLKALGVAATP; from the coding sequence ATGAGAGAAATGATGGAGTATCGCACGCGTTGGTGGTGGTCCGTTTTCATCTTTTTTATCGCATTGCAGATTGCGGGCTGTGGTGACAGCGACGCCGATCAGCGTAAAGCCTTTACGGATTTTGTGCACAGCCTCCAACAGCAACAGGATAGAAAACTGCCTGAGCTGACAGAAGAGCAAAAGGAGAAATTCGGGCCTTTCGTTAACGATTACACGATCCTGACCACCTTTTCCCAGCAGTTTAATCAGGCTGTGGCAGGCAGTCTGATACCGATGATGTCAGAGGTTTCCCGTATCCGTGTCCCCAGGGATTATCTGTCTCAGCGTGACGCGCTGCGCCAGTCTATCGGCGCCATGCAGATGTTGGGACAGCATATTCAGACGGCGAAAGCGCAAGCCGATGATGCCCGCCGGGCGCTCAAACAGCCTGAAGAGCTCCAGGTCGGCTATGACCGCCTGTATAACCGCGTAGTGACGCAGCCGGTCAACATCGTGCTGCCGCTTATTCCCAGCGCGATTTCATTTGCCCAGGGCTTGATTCAGATGGGGGATTATTTGCAGGCGCAGGGCGATCAGGTGGTTTTCAATGGCAACTTGGTACAGTTTTATACGCCTCAGCAGGTGGCGCAATATAACGGGATGGTGTCGGCGTTGCCGGCGCAGCATCGGAATCTGCTTAACGGGCTAAAGGCGCTGGGCGTCGCCGCCACGCCATAG